From one Agathobaculum sp. NTUH-O15-33 genomic stretch:
- a CDS encoding tetratricopeptide repeat protein — MEKNLTEAAAYYQMAAEQDNIVGQNNLGTCFLNGSGVQQDEGRAAALYRQSAEAGYAAAQYNLGYCYALGRGVERNAALAVHWYEKAAAQGDADAQFNLGRCYECGQGVKKSRRLAAAWYTKAAEQSHAPALCNLGECYRFGRGVPRDKAKAVELYRRSAAQGNRVAMFNLGECYEKGTGVPKDKAEALAWYQQSAGHGYEEAKKRVARQTNKPLKWLWGG, encoded by the coding sequence GTGGAAAAAAACCTGACGGAGGCAGCCGCCTATTACCAAATGGCGGCGGAGCAGGACAATATCGTGGGGCAGAATAATCTGGGCACCTGTTTTCTGAACGGAAGCGGCGTACAGCAGGATGAAGGTCGGGCGGCGGCGCTCTATCGCCAATCGGCGGAAGCAGGGTATGCCGCCGCACAGTATAATCTTGGCTACTGCTATGCCCTTGGACGAGGGGTGGAGCGAAACGCTGCACTGGCCGTCCATTGGTACGAAAAAGCCGCCGCGCAGGGCGACGCGGATGCGCAGTTTAATCTGGGCCGGTGCTACGAATGCGGGCAGGGCGTGAAGAAGAGCCGTCGGCTTGCGGCGGCGTGGTACACGAAAGCCGCGGAACAGAGTCACGCGCCCGCGCTGTGTAATCTGGGTGAGTGTTACCGATTTGGCCGCGGCGTGCCAAGGGACAAGGCAAAGGCCGTGGAACTGTACCGGCGGTCCGCCGCGCAGGGAAACCGGGTGGCCATGTTCAACCTTGGCGAATGCTACGAAAAAGGCACAGGCGTGCCGAAGGATAAAGCCGAAGCGCTTGCATGGTATCAGCAATCCGCCGGTCATGGTTACGAGGAGGCCAAGAAGCGCGTCGCGCGGCAGACGAACAAACCATTAAAATGGCTTTGGGGCGGTTAA
- a CDS encoding RrF2 family transcriptional regulator — MKISTKGRYALRLMIDLAEQNTGGYVPLRDISKRQEISAKYLEQIVVQLARAGFLRSTRGAQGGYQLARPAAEYTVGDILRITEGSLAPVSCLENEPNECARAAECATLDFWKGLYEAVNRYVDSVTLEDLVSRERPLDFSI, encoded by the coding sequence ATGAAAATTTCTACAAAGGGGCGATATGCGCTCCGTCTGATGATCGACCTTGCGGAACAGAATACCGGCGGCTATGTGCCGCTGCGCGACATCTCCAAACGGCAGGAGATCTCCGCCAAATATCTGGAACAGATCGTGGTGCAGCTTGCCCGCGCGGGTTTCCTGCGTTCCACGCGCGGCGCGCAGGGCGGTTATCAGTTAGCGCGTCCGGCTGCCGAATATACGGTGGGCGACATCTTGCGTATCACGGAAGGCTCGCTCGCGCCGGTATCCTGTTTAGAGAACGAGCCGAACGAGTGCGCCCGCGCCGCAGAATGCGCCACGCTGGACTTTTGGAAGGGCCTGTACGAAGCGGTCAACCGTTACGTGGACAGCGTCACGCTGGAGGATTTGGTGAGCCGCGAAAGACCGCTGGATTTTTCGATTTAA
- a CDS encoding cation:dicarboxylate symporter family transporter, with the protein MFGITLLLAYGTTVCSGFLTFLIGKAFLPGLIRPITGDVLEAAGFSPFFSIEIPPVFGVMTALVLAFVLGIGMANIKGASLLGVCRDLQSIVTAVLGKIIIPLIPVHIAGLFCNIAAEGRLFATVKMFASLYIVILVLQFLYILSQFGLASLVCRKNHFKSLKNVAPAYFTALGTQSSASTIPVALQSAYNNEVDQDVADFCVPLCATINLNGDTICLVLGAMGIMLASGGVPTLATFAPYIMMLGITMVAAPGVPGGGVMAALGLISTMLGFTDPMQQLIIALHFSQDSFGTAANVTGDQALALIVNELDHKNSAEERAR; encoded by the coding sequence CTGTTCGGCATTACGCTGCTGCTCGCTTACGGCACCACGGTATGCTCCGGCTTTCTCACCTTTTTGATCGGCAAGGCGTTTCTGCCCGGCCTGATCCGCCCGATCACGGGCGACGTGCTGGAGGCCGCGGGGTTTTCTCCCTTCTTCTCTATTGAGATTCCGCCGGTATTCGGCGTGATGACCGCGCTCGTTCTCGCTTTTGTGCTCGGCATCGGTATGGCGAACATCAAGGGCGCTTCGCTGCTTGGCGTGTGCCGCGATCTGCAAAGCATCGTAACGGCGGTTTTGGGCAAGATTATCATACCGCTTATTCCGGTGCATATCGCCGGCCTATTCTGCAATATCGCGGCGGAAGGCCGCTTGTTCGCCACCGTGAAGATGTTTGCTTCGCTCTATATCGTCATTTTGGTGTTGCAGTTCCTTTATATCCTGTCTCAATTCGGTTTGGCCAGCCTTGTATGCCGGAAGAACCACTTTAAAAGCCTGAAAAACGTCGCGCCCGCGTACTTCACCGCGCTGGGCACGCAGTCCTCCGCCTCCACCATTCCGGTGGCGCTGCAAAGCGCCTACAACAACGAGGTGGATCAGGATGTTGCCGACTTTTGCGTTCCCCTTTGCGCCACGATCAACCTGAACGGCGATACGATTTGTTTGGTGCTGGGCGCCATGGGCATCATGCTGGCAAGCGGCGGCGTGCCCACGCTCGCCACCTTCGCCCCCTATATCATGATGCTCGGCATCACGATGGTCGCGGCGCCCGGCGTGCCCGGCGGCGGCGTGATGGCGGCGCTGGGGCTGATCTCCACCATGCTTGGCTTTACCGATCCGATGCAGCAGCTGATCATCGCGCTGCACTTCTCGCAGGACAGCTTCGGCACGGCGGCAAACGTCACGGGGGATCAGGCGCTCGCGCTGATCGTCAATGAGCTGGATCATAAAAACAGCGCCGAAGAGCGGGCCCGCTGA
- the leuC gene encoding 3-isopropylmalate dehydratase large subunit, with translation MGMTMTQKILAKHAGMESVSAGQLIEANVDLTLANDITGPVAIREMEKAGFEKVFDNRKIALVMDHFAPNKDIKSAEQCLECRQFARKHQIVNFFDVGEMGIEHALLPEKGLTAPGELIIGADSHTCTYGALGAFSTGVGSTDLAAGMATGKAWFKVPEAIRFELTGALQPDVSGKDVILHIIGKIGVDGALYKSMEFTGEGVSALSMDDRFTICNMAIEAGAKNGIFPVDDKTMDYIKGRVDREITVFAADDDAVYGETIEIDLSALKPTVACPHLPENTKTVDEMGRVEIQQSVIGSCTNGRIEDMRAAAAILKGRHVHQDVRTIIIPATQEVYLQCIEEGLTKIFIQAGAIVSTPTCGPCLGGHMGILAHGERSVSTTNRNFVGRMGHITSEIYLASPAVAAASAVAGYICTPADL, from the coding sequence ATGGGTATGACGATGACGCAAAAGATCCTTGCAAAGCACGCGGGGATGGAAAGCGTAAGCGCCGGCCAGCTGATCGAGGCAAACGTCGACCTGACGCTCGCGAACGATATCACCGGCCCGGTAGCGATCCGCGAAATGGAAAAGGCGGGCTTTGAAAAGGTGTTCGACAACCGCAAGATCGCGCTTGTTATGGATCACTTTGCACCGAATAAAGATATTAAATCGGCGGAGCAGTGCCTTGAATGCCGCCAGTTTGCCAGAAAGCATCAGATCGTCAACTTTTTTGACGTGGGCGAAATGGGTATCGAGCACGCGCTTCTGCCGGAAAAGGGCCTGACCGCGCCCGGCGAGCTCATCATCGGCGCGGACAGCCACACCTGCACCTACGGCGCGCTCGGCGCGTTCTCTACCGGCGTCGGTTCGACCGATCTGGCCGCCGGCATGGCGACGGGCAAGGCGTGGTTCAAGGTGCCGGAGGCCATCCGGTTCGAGCTGACGGGCGCGCTGCAGCCGGATGTTTCCGGCAAGGACGTTATTTTGCACATCATCGGCAAAATCGGCGTGGACGGCGCGCTTTACAAATCCATGGAGTTCACCGGCGAAGGCGTTTCCGCGCTTTCGATGGACGACCGTTTCACGATCTGCAACATGGCGATCGAGGCGGGCGCGAAAAACGGCATTTTCCCCGTGGACGATAAAACAATGGATTACATAAAGGGCCGTGTCGACCGCGAAATCACCGTGTTTGCGGCTGATGACGACGCGGTGTACGGCGAGACGATCGAGATCGACCTGTCCGCCCTCAAGCCGACCGTCGCCTGCCCGCACCTGCCGGAAAACACCAAGACCGTCGACGAGATGGGCCGGGTGGAGATCCAGCAGTCTGTGATCGGTTCGTGCACGAACGGACGCATTGAGGATATGCGCGCCGCGGCGGCTATTTTGAAGGGCCGCCATGTGCATCAGGATGTGCGCACCATCATCATTCCCGCCACGCAGGAGGTTTATCTCCAGTGCATCGAGGAAGGCCTGACCAAGATCTTCATTCAGGCGGGCGCGATCGTTTCCACCCCGACCTGCGGCCCGTGTCTGGGCGGCCACATGGGCATTCTGGCCCATGGCGAGCGCTCCGTTTCGACGACAAACCGCAACTTCGTCGGCCGTATGGGACATATTACCTCGGAAATCTATCTGGCCAGCCCGGCGGTAGCGGCGGCCTCGGCGGTAGCGGGCTACATCTGCACGCCGGCCGATCTTTAA
- a CDS encoding 3-isopropylmalate dehydratase small subunit: MNAKGKAFKYGDNVDTDVIIPARYLNIADVKELSSHAMEDIDTEFVKKVQPGDVVVAARNFGCGSSREHAPLVLKENGVSCVIASSFARIFYRNAINIGLPILECEAAVNGIAAGDAVSIDFDSGVITNETKNETYQALAFPPFIQSIIKAGGLLASLKERGV; this comes from the coding sequence ATGAATGCAAAAGGCAAGGCTTTTAAATACGGGGATAACGTGGATACCGATGTTATCATTCCCGCGCGTTACCTGAATATCGCAGATGTCAAAGAACTTTCTTCGCACGCGATGGAGGATATCGACACGGAATTTGTCAAAAAGGTGCAGCCGGGCGACGTCGTTGTCGCCGCGCGCAACTTCGGCTGCGGCTCGTCCCGCGAGCACGCGCCGCTGGTTTTAAAGGAAAACGGCGTTTCCTGCGTGATCGCTTCGTCGTTCGCGCGTATTTTCTACCGCAACGCGATCAATATCGGCCTGCCCATCCTCGAATGCGAGGCGGCGGTGAACGGTATCGCGGCGGGGGACGCGGTTTCGATCGATTTCGACAGCGGCGTGATTACTAACGAGACCAAAAACGAGACCTATCAGGCGCTGGCGTTTCCGCCGTTTATCCAAAGCATTATCAAAGCGGGCGGCCTGCTCGCGTCGCTCAAAGAGAGAGGGGTCTAA
- a CDS encoding lipopolysaccharide biosynthesis protein — protein sequence MNQYKRLLSNTFIFAMGTFSSKILVILMLRFYTGILSPDEMGVADLIIKTTSILYPVVSLSIGQAVIRYGLEKSNHKSDVFTIGIATVLIGFLVAIPFHPALGLVHYNTSLGASGSLREYAPLIYLYVLTSCTQNVCSQFIRALGFVRLYAVDGIFRTLLTILLNILYLKVFQWNIFGYVFSIICADALSTVCLCLIAGLWKYFKVRKPNFHLWRGMLAYALPLVPDAILVFIIGFSDQMFLAHYQDTAVSGIYSVAYRVPTLIALVASVFVDAWQLSMVNDNSRKEQIRFFSNVGNTYSSIVFIVAAGGVMCSKLAMKVLAVPSYYIGWAFIPLLALGAGFNCLSSFQKSVYLLEKKTVSSFVSTAFSAVLNIGLNYLFISPDHLDLGGNGAALATLISYFALFIYRMIDSRRFMPVHWKLPRLTLTVLLVSLQVFLMLREPPLWLLWQVLLFGLVFLLNCRELLYGAKKLLHRA from the coding sequence ATGAACCAGTATAAGCGCCTTTTGAGCAATACCTTTATTTTCGCCATGGGCACGTTCAGCTCCAAGATTCTTGTCATCCTAATGCTCCGTTTTTACACGGGCATTTTGTCACCGGACGAGATGGGCGTGGCCGATCTCATCATCAAAACGACCAGCATCCTCTACCCCGTCGTTTCGCTTTCGATCGGTCAGGCCGTGATCCGCTATGGTCTGGAAAAATCGAATCATAAATCCGATGTGTTCACCATTGGTATCGCAACGGTGCTGATCGGCTTTTTGGTCGCCATTCCCTTTCACCCCGCGCTGGGTCTGGTGCATTACAACACCTCGCTCGGCGCTTCCGGCTCGCTTCGGGAATACGCCCCGCTCATCTACCTTTATGTGCTTACCTCGTGCACGCAGAATGTGTGCAGTCAGTTCATCCGTGCACTGGGCTTTGTGCGTTTGTACGCGGTCGACGGCATTTTCCGCACGCTGCTCACCATACTGCTCAACATTCTGTATCTGAAGGTATTTCAGTGGAACATCTTCGGCTATGTGTTTTCCATCATCTGTGCGGATGCGCTTTCCACGGTGTGCTTGTGCTTGATCGCCGGGCTTTGGAAGTATTTTAAAGTACGCAAGCCGAATTTCCACCTTTGGCGCGGTATGCTCGCCTATGCGCTGCCGCTGGTGCCGGACGCGATCTTGGTGTTTATCATCGGTTTTTCCGACCAAATGTTCCTTGCGCACTATCAGGATACCGCGGTAAGCGGCATCTATTCGGTCGCATACCGGGTGCCGACGCTGATCGCGCTGGTCGCTTCGGTTTTTGTGGACGCTTGGCAGCTCTCCATGGTCAACGACAATTCGCGGAAGGAGCAGATCCGCTTCTTTTCCAATGTGGGCAACACCTATTCGTCTATTGTATTCATCGTTGCGGCGGGCGGCGTGATGTGCTCCAAGCTTGCCATGAAGGTGCTGGCCGTGCCCAGCTATTATATCGGGTGGGCGTTCATTCCGCTTTTGGCCCTTGGCGCGGGCTTTAATTGCCTGTCCAGCTTTCAGAAAAGCGTATATCTGCTGGAAAAGAAAACGGTATCGTCCTTTGTCTCCACCGCCTTTTCCGCTGTGCTCAATATCGGCCTGAATTACCTGTTCATCTCGCCCGACCATTTGGATCTGGGCGGTAACGGCGCGGCGCTGGCCACGCTGATCAGCTATTTCGCCCTGTTCATTTACCGCATGATCGACAGCCGCCGCTTCATGCCCGTGCACTGGAAACTGCCTCGCCTGACGCTGACCGTGCTGCTTGTGAGTTTGCAGGTGTTTTTGATGCTGCGCGAGCCGCCGCTGTGGCTGCTTTGGCAGGTGCTGCTATTCGGGCTTGTATTTCTTCTCAACTGCCGGGAACTGCTCTACGGTGCAAAAAAGCTGCTGCACCGCGCCTGA
- a CDS encoding solute:sodium symporter family transporter — protein MAWIVGTFIFFTVLVAVISWLKTRGDNLETAEGYFLAGRGLPGIVIAGSLLLTNLSAEQLVGVNGQTWFTNMSPMGFEVIAAIACLVLANFIAPRYLKSGVSTIPQMIGERYDRGTKLWFSIAYICLYIFIQIPVILYSGSLVFENIFGVSGMLGITKFQSIILICVLVGVIGSIYAIFGGLKAVAVSDTINGVGLIIGGFMIPFLGLVALGHAFGTGEGSALAQGLDYLLHAAPEKLNAIAPADSVPPAVPWPTILTGLLFLHLQSWCTHQSFVQRVLAAKNLKEAQKGAIFCAFLKIIGFMYLALPGIIAFFLLGDQVTMMDEAYPMLIARIVPAPVMGFFAAVMLGAILSSFNSVLNSIVTMFTLDIYRDFIHPEAADRKLVSIGKLVGTICAVASIAVSPFIFYAPQGLKTLLDEMVMLIALPVLSAVFGGFFFNRLPKYAAKFIFVFHIVMYTLFLITLGEEVHYLYAIAVLWPFEILLMYLMHRRNKAGEVYVQHDVGAVDLTPWKYRYVVSAVVIVLVIVVYAVFSPLGIAA, from the coding sequence ATGGCATGGATCGTAGGCACATTTATCTTTTTCACCGTCTTGGTCGCGGTGATCTCTTGGCTGAAAACACGCGGCGATAATTTGGAGACCGCGGAGGGGTATTTCCTCGCCGGACGCGGCCTGCCGGGCATCGTGATCGCGGGCTCGCTGCTGCTGACCAATCTTTCAGCCGAACAGTTGGTCGGTGTAAACGGACAAACGTGGTTTACCAATATGAGTCCGATGGGGTTCGAGGTGATCGCGGCGATCGCCTGTCTGGTGTTGGCCAACTTTATCGCGCCGCGCTACCTGAAAAGCGGCGTTTCGACCATTCCGCAGATGATCGGCGAGCGGTATGATCGCGGCACCAAGCTGTGGTTCTCAATCGCATATATCTGTCTGTACATCTTCATTCAGATTCCGGTCATCCTGTATTCGGGTTCGCTGGTTTTTGAAAACATTTTCGGCGTTTCCGGCATGTTGGGCATCACCAAGTTCCAATCAATTATTTTAATCTGCGTACTGGTCGGCGTAATTGGTTCCATCTATGCGATCTTCGGCGGCCTGAAGGCGGTGGCCGTGTCGGATACGATCAACGGCGTGGGTCTGATCATCGGCGGGTTTATGATTCCCTTCCTCGGCCTTGTTGCGCTTGGCCATGCGTTTGGCACGGGGGAGGGCAGCGCGCTGGCGCAGGGGCTGGATTATCTGCTGCACGCCGCGCCTGAAAAGCTGAACGCCATCGCGCCCGCGGATTCTGTGCCGCCCGCCGTGCCGTGGCCGACTATCCTGACCGGCCTGCTGTTTCTGCATTTGCAGTCGTGGTGCACGCACCAGTCGTTCGTGCAGCGGGTGCTGGCGGCCAAAAACCTGAAAGAAGCGCAAAAGGGCGCCATCTTCTGCGCATTTTTGAAGATCATTGGCTTTATGTATCTGGCGCTGCCGGGCATTATCGCATTCTTCCTGCTGGGCGATCAGGTAACCATGATGGACGAGGCCTACCCGATGCTGATCGCACGTATCGTGCCCGCGCCTGTTATGGGTTTCTTCGCGGCGGTCATGCTGGGCGCCATTCTCTCCTCGTTCAATTCGGTGCTCAACTCGATCGTCACCATGTTTACGCTCGATATCTATCGGGACTTCATCCACCCCGAAGCGGCCGACCGGAAACTCGTTTCAATCGGCAAGCTGGTCGGCACGATCTGCGCGGTCGCTTCCATTGCGGTTTCGCCGTTTATTTTCTACGCGCCGCAGGGCCTCAAGACGCTGCTGGATGAAATGGTCATGCTCATTGCGCTGCCAGTTTTGAGCGCGGTGTTCGGCGGCTTCTTCTTTAATCGGCTGCCCAAATACGCGGCCAAGTTCATCTTCGTGTTTCATATCGTCATGTACACCTTGTTCCTCATTACGCTGGGCGAGGAAGTGCACTATCTGTACGCGATCGCGGTGCTCTGGCCGTTTGAGATTCTGCTGATGTATCTGATGCACCGCCGCAACAAAGCCGGCGAAGTGTATGTGCAGCACGATGTGGGCGCGGTCGATCTGACGCCGTGGAAGTACCGCTATGTGGTCTCCGCCGTTGTCATTGTGCTGGTGATCGTGGTTTACGCTGTGTTTTCTCCCCTCGGCATTGCAGCTTGA
- a CDS encoding 2-isopropylmalate synthase: protein MYENQKERTRTMERTIKIFDTTLRDGEQSPGCSMNLNEKIEVARELEALRVDIIEAGFAAASPGDAAAVAAIADIVHDSTICSLARCVEKDIDAAYNAIHHAKDARIHVFLATSPVHMEYKLKMTPDEVIASIAHNVAYAKKHCSNIEFSAEDACRSDLDFLCRAFEAAIKAGATTLNIPDTVGYMTPDEYAARIRYLREHTQGIENVVLSCHMHNDLGMAVANSLAGVQAGVDQIECTINGIGERAGNASLEECVMALDTRRDHYGVACNIETTQIYRASRMIQTITGVPVAPTKPIIGANAFAHEAGIHQHGVMANKETYEIMTPESVGIPKNAIVLGKHSGRHAFEDRLRELGYSLDQAKLDKVFAKFKVLADKKKVIKDRDLEALIGVVPVSGEERYTLDRFVINSGNSITATAVIRVKKGDETFERVAASDGPVNAAYRAINKIVDKDVVLEDYSLKSMTDGEDAQAEAIVKIVIDGGEMVTGRGVSTDVIEASIKAYINGINKYFID, encoded by the coding sequence GTGTATGAAAATCAGAAAGAGAGGACAAGAACCATGGAAAGAACCATCAAAATTTTCGACACCACCCTGCGCGACGGCGAACAGTCGCCCGGCTGCAGCATGAACCTGAATGAAAAGATCGAGGTCGCCCGCGAGCTCGAAGCGCTGAGGGTCGATATCATCGAAGCCGGCTTTGCGGCCGCTTCGCCCGGCGACGCGGCGGCTGTCGCGGCGATCGCGGATATCGTACACGATTCAACCATTTGCTCGCTGGCCCGCTGTGTGGAAAAGGATATCGACGCGGCGTATAACGCAATCCACCACGCGAAGGACGCGCGCATCCACGTATTTCTGGCCACTTCGCCGGTGCACATGGAATATAAGCTGAAAATGACGCCGGACGAAGTGATTGCGTCCATAGCGCACAACGTGGCCTATGCGAAAAAGCACTGCTCGAACATTGAGTTCTCGGCCGAGGACGCTTGCCGTTCCGATCTGGACTTCCTGTGCCGCGCGTTCGAGGCCGCGATTAAGGCGGGCGCCACTACGCTGAACATCCCGGACACGGTCGGCTACATGACGCCGGACGAATACGCCGCGCGCATCCGCTATCTCCGTGAGCATACGCAGGGCATTGAAAACGTCGTCCTCTCCTGCCATATGCATAACGATCTGGGCATGGCGGTCGCCAATTCTCTGGCGGGCGTTCAGGCCGGCGTAGACCAGATTGAGTGCACGATCAACGGCATCGGCGAGCGCGCGGGCAACGCTTCGCTCGAGGAGTGCGTGATGGCGCTGGATACCCGGCGCGACCACTACGGCGTCGCCTGCAATATCGAGACCACGCAGATCTACCGCGCCAGCCGCATGATCCAGACGATCACCGGCGTGCCCGTCGCGCCGACCAAGCCGATCATCGGCGCGAACGCCTTCGCGCATGAGGCCGGCATTCACCAGCACGGCGTGATGGCCAATAAGGAGACCTACGAGATCATGACGCCGGAATCCGTCGGCATCCCGAAGAACGCCATCGTGCTGGGCAAGCACTCCGGCCGCCATGCGTTCGAGGACCGCCTGCGCGAGCTGGGCTACTCGCTCGATCAGGCCAAGCTCGACAAGGTATTCGCCAAGTTCAAGGTGCTGGCCGATAAGAAAAAGGTGATCAAGGACCGCGATCTGGAAGCGCTGATCGGCGTTGTGCCGGTATCCGGCGAGGAGCGCTACACGCTTGACCGCTTTGTCATCAACTCCGGCAACTCGATTACCGCGACCGCCGTGATCCGCGTCAAGAAGGGCGACGAGACGTTTGAGCGCGTCGCCGCGTCCGACGGCCCGGTCAACGCCGCGTACCGCGCGATCAACAAGATCGTCGACAAGGACGTCGTGCTGGAGGATTACTCGCTGAAATCCATGACCGACGGCGAGGACGCGCAGGCGGAAGCGATCGTCAAGATCGTGATCGACGGCGGCGAAATGGTGACCGGCCGCGGCGTATCGACCGACGTTATCGAAGCGTCGATCAAGGCCTATATCAACGGCATCAACAAGTATTTTATCGACTGA
- the leuB gene encoding 3-isopropylmalate dehydrogenase — MQYNIAVVKGDGIGPEIVTEAMHTLQTVGGKFGHSFSFQEVLAGGCSIDAHGIPLTDETIEICKAADSVLLGAVGGPKWDEVPSDKRPEKALLGLRAALGLFVNLRPAQMHAALSQACPIKPEIIGAGFDILVCRELIGDVYFGRHYRCESDKGWGETGCDEMNYSTFEVERIGRRAFELARKRNKKVCSVDKANVLETSRVWRETMHRIKDEYPDVAYSDMYVDNCAMQLVRNPGQFDVIVTGNLFGDILSDEASMITGSIGMLPSASMNESGKGMYEPIHGSAPDIAGKGIANPIATILSCAMMLRYSFGLSAEADAIERAVEAVLNEGHRTADIAAAGEKVLSTSEMGALIRAKL, encoded by the coding sequence ATGCAGTACAATATCGCGGTCGTAAAGGGCGACGGTATCGGCCCCGAGATCGTCACCGAGGCGATGCATACCCTACAAACGGTGGGCGGGAAGTTCGGACACAGCTTCTCCTTTCAAGAGGTGCTCGCGGGCGGCTGCTCGATCGACGCGCACGGCATCCCGCTGACCGATGAAACGATTGAAATCTGCAAGGCGGCGGATTCCGTGCTGCTCGGCGCGGTAGGCGGCCCCAAGTGGGACGAAGTGCCCTCCGACAAACGGCCGGAAAAGGCGCTGCTTGGCCTGCGCGCGGCGCTCGGCCTGTTCGTCAACCTGCGCCCTGCACAGATGCACGCGGCGCTGTCGCAAGCCTGCCCGATCAAGCCGGAGATCATCGGCGCCGGGTTTGACATCCTCGTTTGCCGCGAACTGATCGGCGACGTGTACTTTGGCCGCCACTACCGCTGCGAGAGCGACAAGGGCTGGGGAGAAACCGGCTGCGACGAAATGAACTACTCTACATTTGAAGTGGAGCGCATCGGCCGCCGCGCGTTCGAGCTGGCCAGAAAGCGGAACAAAAAGGTGTGCTCGGTCGATAAGGCCAACGTGCTGGAGACCAGCCGCGTCTGGCGCGAGACCATGCACCGCATCAAGGACGAGTACCCGGATGTGGCGTATTCCGATATGTACGTGGACAACTGCGCCATGCAGCTTGTCCGCAATCCGGGCCAGTTCGACGTAATCGTGACCGGCAACCTGTTCGGCGATATCCTGTCGGACGAAGCTTCTATGATTACCGGGTCGATCGGCATGCTGCCCTCTGCCTCGATGAATGAATCGGGCAAGGGCATGTACGAGCCCATCCACGGTTCCGCGCCCGATATCGCGGGCAAGGGCATCGCCAACCCGATCGCGACCATTCTTTCCTGCGCCATGATGCTGCGTTACTCCTTCGGCCTTTCCGCCGAAGCGGACGCGATTGAGCGCGCGGTGGAAGCGGTGCTGAACGAGGGCCACCGCACCGCCGATATCGCGGCGGCGGGTGAAAAGGTGCTTTCCACCTCGGAAATGGGCGCGCTGATTCGCGCGAAGCTATAA
- a CDS encoding phosphatase PAP2 family protein → MDILLDIMHTFDYDILLHLSQSMRGGVSDTVWTMITWLGNYGALWIAIAVALLFFHKTRRAGIAMLVSLLLSVLVGNVLIKHWIMRPRPFVTHPDLIALFDPGDQWSFPSAHTLSSFAAATALCYYHRLPGAAAYIPAALIAFSRLYACVHYPTDILGGVVIGILCGLLAAWLTDRMIDRTHTIRLRKGA, encoded by the coding sequence ATGGATATTTTGCTTGACATCATGCATACCTTTGATTACGATATTCTGCTGCATCTGTCTCAGTCCATGCGCGGCGGCGTTTCCGATACGGTTTGGACCATGATCACTTGGCTCGGCAATTACGGCGCGCTTTGGATCGCCATTGCCGTTGCGCTGTTGTTCTTTCACAAGACGCGGCGCGCGGGCATCGCCATGCTGGTTTCGCTGCTGCTCAGCGTATTGGTCGGCAATGTGCTGATTAAGCACTGGATCATGCGACCGCGCCCCTTCGTCACGCACCCGGATCTTATCGCGCTTTTTGACCCCGGCGATCAGTGGAGCTTTCCCTCCGCGCACACGCTCTCTTCCTTCGCTGCGGCCACGGCTCTATGCTACTACCACCGCCTGCCCGGCGCGGCGGCCTACATACCGGCGGCGCTGATCGCCTTTTCCCGCCTATACGCCTGCGTCCACTACCCGACGGACATTTTGGGCGGCGTGGTGATCGGCATTCTCTGCGGCCTGCTCGCCGCGTGGCTGACCGACCGGATGATAGACCGCACCCATACGATCCGCCTGCGCAAGGGCGCGTAA